ACCATCTGTGTCACGAGATATTCGAGGGGGTTTGGCAAATGGTCCAAACACAGAGAACGTTTGCTGTAGTGTAGACTCATCTACGAGAGGATCCAAACTTCCCACGAAAAGTGTTGCTCCAATCTCAAACCCGTTTTGCTTGTCGGATGCAGATTTGCTGACTCGAATGGATTTTCCGAACAGCCAGATTTGGTTCATAATAGACGCTGCGTAATTTGCATCAGCCTCTGTTTTGTACTCCACGAAGCCATAGCCTTGGTGTGTCTGGCTGACTCTGTCTTTAGGAAGATTGATGTGCACGATAGGGCCCGCTTGAAGCATAAGTTCATACAGAATCGCTTCTGTGACGTTCTCGTCAAGGTTGCCTATATAAAGAGTAGCCTCAGGGTTCTGGTCCgcttcttgttgattcACTCTGTTCATGAAAGCTGTCGATTTGGCGCGATGTGTGAGAATTCAACACGATTATGCACGATCAATTTAGGT
This genomic interval from Yarrowia lipolytica chromosome 1E, complete sequence contains the following:
- a CDS encoding uncharacterized protein (Compare to YALI0E15356g, similar to uniprot|O14102 Schizosaccharomyces pombe Spliceosome-associated protein 49), yielding MNRVNQQEADQNPEATLYIGNLDENVTEAILYELMLQAGPIVHINLPKDRVSQTHQGYGFVEYKTEADANYAASIMNQIWLFGKSIRVSKSASDKQNGFEIGATLFVGSLDPLVDESTLQQTFSVFGPFAKPPRISRDTDGSSKGYGFVSFTDFEHSDRALESMDKQYLMNQQITVTYAFKHDGKGGRHGDETERLLALQAKKNQYIVPQQAIQAPPPGATSRRG